One Sediminibacillus dalangtanensis genomic region harbors:
- a CDS encoding heptaprenyl diphosphate synthase component 1: protein MITLKTSNLPLGELKEAIEKKIQHSYLEKYIQKPVIDEDKLYILSSIVKNTSYSETKKKNYIITVMLVQIALDTHDLVAKHEEKNETDQTKKQRQLTVLAGDYFSGLYYYFLSQLDDIAMIHTLASAIKEINELKMTVYYKEFESIEEFMDALKQIESLLIRRVAEFFERSAVNEFTGNWLLTRKLIKEKHSYLQQEHSPVFDLLTKGPAHNVHYNQIVNTVEQFIQLSFSRVEETVSQLPVHFQSLKTYTNKIIYDYLGNNSQIVEEG from the coding sequence GTGATCACTTTGAAAACATCGAATTTACCGCTTGGGGAATTGAAAGAAGCGATTGAAAAGAAGATACAGCATTCCTATTTGGAGAAGTATATTCAAAAGCCCGTCATCGATGAAGATAAATTATACATTCTGTCCTCTATCGTCAAAAACACCTCCTATTCGGAAACGAAGAAGAAAAATTACATAATAACAGTCATGTTAGTACAAATAGCATTGGACACCCATGATTTAGTAGCTAAGCATGAGGAGAAAAACGAAACCGACCAAACGAAGAAGCAAAGGCAGCTTACAGTACTTGCCGGCGATTATTTCAGCGGTTTATATTATTATTTTTTATCCCAACTGGATGATATAGCAATGATTCACACACTGGCATCTGCCATAAAGGAAATCAATGAACTAAAGATGACAGTCTATTATAAAGAATTTGAATCGATTGAGGAATTCATGGATGCATTGAAGCAAATTGAGTCGTTACTGATCCGACGTGTTGCCGAATTTTTTGAACGCTCTGCCGTCAATGAGTTTACGGGCAATTGGCTCCTGACGAGAAAACTGATAAAGGAAAAACATAGTTACCTTCAACAGGAACATTCACCTGTTTTTGACTTGCTGACAAAAGGACCTGCACACAATGTCCACTATAATCAAATCGTCAACACTGTTGAGCAATTCATCCAGCTTAGTTTTTCAAGAGTGGAAGAAACCGTATCCCAGCTTCCAGTCCACTTTCAATCACTGAAGACTTATACGAATAAAATCATTTACGACTATTTGGGGAACAATTCACAAATTGTGGAGGAAGGTTGA
- a CDS encoding HU family DNA-binding protein — protein sequence MNKTELINTVAEKSDLSKKDATKAVDAVFESIMDSLKDGEKVQLIGFGNFEVRERAARKGRNPQTGDEIEIPASKVPAFKPGKALKDNVK from the coding sequence ATGAACAAAACTGAACTAATTAACACAGTCGCAGAAAAAAGCGATCTTTCTAAAAAAGATGCTACAAAAGCTGTAGACGCAGTTTTTGAATCTATCATGGATTCACTTAAAGACGGTGAGAAAGTACAATTGATTGGTTTCGGAAACTTTGAGGTGCGCGAACGTGCTGCTCGTAAAGGACGCAACCCTCAAACAGGAGATGAAATTGAAATCCCTGCAAGCAAGGTTCCTGCTTTCAAACCGGGTAAAGCCCTGAAAGATAATGTAAAATAA
- the spoIVA gene encoding stage IV sporulation protein A has translation MERVDIFKDISKRTNGDIYLGVVGAVRTGKSTFIKKFMELVVLPNIQDEGERARAQDELPQSAAGKTIMTTEPKFVPNQAVSIQVDEGLDVNVRVVDCVGYTVKGAKGFEDENGPRMINTPWYEEPIPFHDAAEIGTRKVIQEHSTIGVVVTTDGTIGDIPREDYLESEARVVDELKEVGKPFIMVINSVQPYKQDTELLRQELTEKYDIPVLAMSVESMEEHDVYNVLREALYEFPVLEVNVNLPSWVMVLNEDHWLRENYQSAIQETVRDIKRLRDVDRVVGNFSEYDYIDDAKLAGMEMGEGVAEIDLQAPDHLYDQVLKEIVGEEIRGKDHLLELMQDFANAKREYDQVAEALQMVKQTGYGVAAPTLQDMVLDEPEIIRQGSRFGVRLKAVAPSIHMIKVDVESEFAPIIGTEKQSEELVRYLMQDFEEDPLSIWESDIFGRSLSSIVREGIQAKLSLMPENARYKLKETLERIINEGSGGLIAIIL, from the coding sequence TTGGAAAGAGTAGATATTTTTAAAGATATCTCGAAACGGACCAATGGAGATATTTACCTGGGAGTAGTGGGTGCTGTCCGAACGGGTAAGTCGACCTTCATTAAAAAGTTTATGGAACTCGTTGTTTTGCCAAACATTCAGGATGAAGGGGAAAGAGCAAGAGCACAGGATGAATTGCCGCAAAGTGCAGCTGGGAAAACCATTATGACAACCGAGCCTAAGTTTGTACCGAATCAAGCTGTATCGATTCAAGTGGATGAGGGTCTTGATGTGAATGTAAGGGTCGTCGATTGCGTCGGTTATACGGTGAAGGGTGCCAAAGGTTTTGAAGATGAAAACGGTCCACGAATGATCAACACACCTTGGTATGAAGAGCCAATCCCGTTTCACGATGCAGCAGAAATTGGTACCAGGAAAGTCATTCAAGAACATTCAACCATCGGAGTGGTCGTCACCACTGACGGAACGATTGGTGATATTCCCCGGGAAGATTATTTAGAGTCCGAAGCGAGAGTAGTAGATGAGTTAAAAGAAGTAGGCAAACCGTTTATCATGGTCATCAACTCTGTCCAGCCTTATAAACAGGATACAGAACTTTTGCGGCAGGAGTTAACGGAAAAATACGATATACCGGTTTTGGCCATGAGTGTGGAAAGCATGGAAGAACACGATGTTTACAACGTGTTACGGGAAGCACTGTATGAATTTCCTGTTCTCGAAGTCAATGTGAACCTTCCGAGCTGGGTAATGGTTTTGAACGAAGATCACTGGCTTCGGGAAAATTATCAATCTGCCATACAGGAAACAGTCAGGGACATAAAAAGGTTGAGAGACGTCGATCGAGTAGTCGGGAACTTCAGTGAATACGACTATATTGACGATGCGAAGTTAGCTGGAATGGAAATGGGTGAAGGGGTAGCAGAAATTGACTTACAGGCACCCGATCACTTATATGATCAAGTGTTAAAAGAGATTGTTGGAGAGGAGATCAGAGGGAAAGACCATCTCCTTGAACTGATGCAGGACTTTGCAAATGCCAAGCGAGAATATGATCAGGTTGCAGAAGCGTTGCAAATGGTCAAACAAACCGGTTACGGCGTCGCTGCTCCAACCCTGCAGGATATGGTGCTTGATGAACCGGAAATCATCCGACAGGGTTCCCGTTTCGGTGTTCGACTGAAAGCAGTTGCACCATCGATACACATGATCAAGGTGGATGTAGAATCAGAATTTGCGCCGATTATCGGTACGGAAAAACAGAGCGAGGAATTGGTGCGATATCTAATGCAGGATTTCGAGGAAGATCCTTTGTCCATTTGGGAATCGGACATCTTTGGAAGATCCTTGAGCTCCATTGTGCGAGAGGGAATACAAGCGAAATTATCCCTTATGCCGGAGAATGCCCGGTATAAATTAAAAGAAACACTGGAACGTATCATCAATGAAGGTTCCGGCGGACTAATAGCGATCATTCTTTAG
- a CDS encoding DUF2768 domain-containing protein — MSESMLNMYISFGGIIFLFLAIGLILLSRYKLKGIFAGIVAFLAYIFLVVGGLIIFYIVFSGPTG, encoded by the coding sequence TTGTCAGAATCCATGTTGAATATGTATATTTCCTTTGGCGGAATTATTTTTTTGTTCTTGGCTATTGGCTTAATTTTACTTAGTAGATACAAATTAAAAGGTATTTTTGCAGGAATAGTGGCATTTCTTGCTTACATATTTTTAGTTGTCGGTGGATTGATTATTTTTTATATTGTCTTTAGCGGGCCGACAGGCTGA
- a CDS encoding stage VI sporulation protein F: MSDFQKNMFDQIQQNSNIKPDQIFKVAESVKNADFSDEKTVRRLVKQLAKMADKPLSKEKEDKIVKSITGNKMPADMNSLGKLFKK; this comes from the coding sequence GTGAGCGACTTTCAGAAAAATATGTTTGATCAGATCCAACAAAACTCCAATATCAAGCCTGACCAAATTTTTAAAGTAGCAGAATCTGTAAAAAACGCAGACTTTTCAGATGAGAAAACGGTTCGAAGGCTGGTCAAGCAATTAGCCAAAATGGCAGATAAGCCTCTTTCGAAAGAAAAAGAAGATAAAATCGTCAAGTCGATTACCGGCAATAAAATGCCAGCAGATATGAATTCGCTTGGAAAGCTGTTTAAAAAGTAG
- a CDS encoding NAD(P)H-dependent glycerol-3-phosphate dehydrogenase, with translation MGKIAVLGAGSWGTALAMVLADNEHDVRLWSHKKNHAAAINETRQNERYLPGVQLPSGITAFHDLAEAVHDVSTVILVVPTKAIRDVCRQLNKVLDQQVTLAHGTKGIEPGSFKRVSEMIDEELSNQLYDKVVVLSGPSHAEEVSQRQPTTLTASSENLEEAKKVQDLFINGNLRVYTSPDMIGVELGGALKNIIALGAGISDGLGYGDNAKAALITRGLAEIARLGTSMGANPLTFLGLTGVGDLIVTCTSVHSRNWKAGNLLGKGKKLDDVLDHMGMVVEGVRTTQAAHQLAESHEIDMPITDGLFRILFEDAVPRDVVDQLMTRVRRQEMEDLSAILNNRISG, from the coding sequence GTGGGAAAAATTGCTGTATTAGGAGCTGGAAGCTGGGGAACGGCGCTTGCCATGGTGCTGGCCGATAATGAACATGATGTACGCTTGTGGTCGCATAAAAAAAACCATGCAGCTGCCATCAATGAAACCCGACAAAACGAACGTTACTTACCAGGAGTACAGCTGCCATCAGGAATTACAGCTTTTCATGATTTAGCTGAAGCTGTGCATGATGTTTCGACCGTCATTTTGGTAGTACCGACCAAAGCAATAAGAGACGTTTGCCGACAACTGAACAAGGTTCTCGATCAGCAGGTCACCCTTGCTCATGGAACAAAAGGTATAGAACCGGGAAGTTTTAAACGGGTTTCAGAAATGATCGACGAAGAGTTATCTAATCAGTTATATGATAAAGTCGTCGTGCTTTCAGGACCAAGCCATGCAGAAGAAGTAAGTCAGAGACAACCGACGACACTGACAGCATCTTCTGAGAATCTTGAAGAGGCGAAAAAGGTTCAAGATTTATTCATTAATGGTAATTTGCGCGTGTATACGAGTCCCGATATGATTGGAGTGGAGTTAGGCGGAGCCCTGAAAAATATTATTGCTCTCGGTGCAGGAATCTCTGATGGGCTGGGATACGGGGATAATGCTAAAGCTGCTTTGATCACCAGAGGTTTGGCCGAAATCGCAAGACTCGGTACATCGATGGGAGCAAACCCACTTACATTTCTAGGGTTAACAGGTGTCGGTGATTTGATTGTTACGTGTACGAGTGTGCACAGCAGGAATTGGAAAGCCGGAAACTTGTTAGGAAAAGGGAAAAAGCTTGATGATGTGTTGGATCATATGGGAATGGTTGTGGAAGGGGTACGGACCACACAAGCTGCACATCAGCTTGCAGAATCCCATGAAATCGACATGCCGATAACGGATGGTTTGTTCCGTATTTTGTTTGAAGATGCTGTTCCAAGAGATGTAGTGGACCAATTGATGACGAGGGTAAGGCGTCAGGAAATGGAAGATCTTTCGGCAATTCTTAATAATCGTATTTCTGGTTAA
- the der gene encoding ribosome biogenesis GTPase Der: MRKSIVAIVGRPNVGKSTIFNRLVGERISIVEDIPGVTRDRIYSQAEWLTTNFNLIDTGGIEIGDEPLLVQMREQAEVAINEADVIIFMVNGREGMTAADEEVAKLLFKSNKPVVLAVNKVDNPEMRDQIYEFYSLGFGEPFPISGTHGLGLGDLLDEVVKHFPELEQAEEDDLTIHFSLIGRPNVGKSSLVNALLNQERVIVSDIAGTTRDAVDTPFTKDGRDYVIIDTAGMRKRGKIYETTEKYSILRALKAIERSDVVLTLIDAETGIIEQDKKIAGYAHEAGKAVVIVVNKWDTVEKSEKAMKEFEDQIRAHFQFLDYAPIVFLSAKTKKRIHTLLPRVLEASENHAKRVETNVLNDVIMDALAMNPTPTVKGQRLKILYATQVAVKPPSFVVFVNDPELMHFSYERFLENRIREAFGFEGTPIKIFARRRK, from the coding sequence ATGAGGAAATCAATTGTAGCAATAGTCGGTCGACCGAATGTCGGAAAATCAACCATTTTCAACCGGTTAGTCGGAGAAAGAATTTCCATAGTCGAAGATATACCCGGCGTAACCAGAGATCGTATTTATTCGCAGGCGGAGTGGCTGACTACCAACTTTAACCTGATTGATACCGGAGGAATCGAAATCGGTGATGAACCACTGCTTGTACAAATGCGCGAGCAGGCAGAAGTGGCCATCAATGAAGCAGACGTGATCATCTTTATGGTGAATGGTCGAGAAGGAATGACAGCAGCCGATGAGGAAGTGGCCAAGTTGCTGTTTAAATCGAATAAACCTGTCGTACTGGCAGTCAACAAAGTAGATAATCCGGAAATGCGCGATCAAATTTATGAATTTTATTCGCTCGGATTTGGCGAACCGTTCCCGATTTCTGGAACACACGGTTTGGGTTTAGGTGATTTGCTTGATGAAGTCGTGAAACACTTCCCTGAGCTTGAACAGGCGGAAGAAGATGATTTAACTATCCACTTTAGTCTTATTGGCCGCCCGAATGTCGGCAAGTCCTCCCTGGTGAATGCACTGCTCAATCAAGAGCGTGTCATTGTCAGTGATATAGCTGGCACCACACGGGATGCAGTCGATACACCGTTTACGAAGGATGGCAGGGATTACGTAATCATCGACACTGCAGGAATGCGAAAACGCGGGAAAATTTACGAAACTACTGAAAAATACAGTATTTTACGTGCATTGAAGGCAATTGAACGTTCAGATGTTGTGTTAACTTTAATCGATGCGGAAACCGGCATCATCGAACAGGATAAAAAAATAGCCGGATATGCACATGAAGCGGGAAAAGCCGTCGTCATCGTCGTCAACAAGTGGGACACCGTGGAAAAAAGCGAAAAGGCGATGAAAGAATTTGAAGATCAAATCAGAGCCCATTTTCAATTTCTCGACTATGCACCGATTGTATTCTTGTCTGCGAAAACGAAAAAGCGGATTCACACGTTGCTTCCGCGCGTTCTTGAAGCAAGTGAAAATCATGCCAAGCGTGTAGAGACCAATGTATTAAATGATGTCATCATGGATGCACTGGCAATGAATCCAACTCCGACCGTAAAAGGACAGCGGTTGAAGATTTTGTATGCGACTCAGGTGGCTGTCAAACCGCCTAGCTTTGTTGTATTTGTAAACGATCCGGAATTAATGCACTTCTCTTACGAACGCTTTTTAGAAAACAGAATTAGAGAAGCCTTCGGATTTGAGGGCACCCCAATAAAGATTTTCGCAAGACGTAGAAAATAA
- a CDS encoding capping complex subunit for YIEGIA, whose amino-acid sequence MKMEKAILAVITLNKEKIDGGAPIFLCETQEEMEKVAANLEAILDGISHALSDQLYIIVKH is encoded by the coding sequence ATGAAAATGGAAAAGGCCATATTAGCGGTCATCACCCTTAACAAGGAAAAAATCGACGGGGGAGCCCCCATCTTTTTGTGTGAAACACAGGAAGAGATGGAAAAAGTGGCAGCAAATTTAGAAGCGATACTGGATGGGATTAGTCATGCACTCAGTGATCAGTTGTATATCATTGTCAAACATTGA
- a CDS encoding YIEGIA family protein gives MNEYTYPILFGVVIGTIARLVMLRTDYRQYPTYLHGKVIHISLGFIAASLGTVAVPAIMEKEFTAVTFLTIAASQFREVRNMERNTLTELDAYELVPRGNTYIEGIAVAFEGRNYLVIFTSFIATLTYLVWNIWIAIIASLVCYLIIRKFMSGATLKELVDIEHHDLHFEGAGLYVDNIYIMNIGLPKRQEEIMKYGMGFILTPKNFNVRSTIANLGQRQAILHDASVSLGVFRDSGTPALVPLIKRDLDDGRIGVFILPQDKDIDKAKRIIGAVPVLENAIRMPSESKANKKGEEKG, from the coding sequence ATGAATGAATATACCTACCCGATTTTATTTGGAGTAGTGATCGGAACGATTGCCAGACTTGTCATGTTGCGAACAGATTACCGGCAATACCCGACATACTTGCATGGTAAGGTCATCCACATCTCGTTGGGATTTATTGCTGCTTCGCTCGGTACAGTCGCCGTACCTGCCATAATGGAGAAAGAGTTCACTGCTGTCACTTTTCTGACTATTGCTGCATCCCAGTTCAGGGAAGTTCGGAATATGGAGCGGAATACGTTGACTGAATTGGACGCTTACGAATTGGTTCCCAGGGGAAATACGTACATAGAAGGGATAGCGGTCGCGTTTGAAGGAAGAAATTATCTGGTCATTTTCACATCCTTTATTGCAACGTTAACTTATTTAGTATGGAATATCTGGATTGCCATCATTGCTTCGCTTGTCTGCTATCTTATCATTAGAAAATTCATGAGCGGAGCTACTTTAAAGGAACTGGTCGACATCGAGCACCATGATTTACATTTCGAAGGTGCGGGTCTGTATGTCGATAATATTTATATTATGAATATTGGTCTGCCAAAACGGCAGGAAGAAATAATGAAGTATGGAATGGGATTTATCCTTACTCCAAAAAATTTCAATGTACGGTCGACGATTGCCAATTTGGGACAGCGTCAAGCCATTCTTCATGATGCCTCTGTATCCCTGGGGGTTTTTCGAGATTCCGGTACGCCAGCACTTGTTCCTTTGATCAAGCGGGATTTGGATGATGGCCGTATTGGTGTTTTTATTTTGCCGCAGGATAAGGATATCGACAAGGCCAAACGAATAATCGGTGCAGTGCCGGTCTTGGAAAATGCAATCCGCATGCCCTCTGAATCAAAAGCAAATAAAAAGGGGGAAGAAAAAGGATGA
- a CDS encoding YphA family membrane protein, translating into MKPVEGLLFYWICWLLWIVATFLLKKNHTRFYLSLVILLLLCGSNTKITIWDCQLNLALVVSFFSGILYLARKRDWVWLLFGSLCMTFCYVGILLWELISPIWLFVPRLLMIPFIGLVLLIFLAETLIEKCMVWCLGITSGEILHGLIMRSYGFHPTIGELSFFDLLFVGIAFIILLRLTVATKQKIDVVAQTIEQKLKMRWNHE; encoded by the coding sequence GTGAAGCCCGTGGAAGGTCTGTTGTTTTATTGGATATGCTGGTTGTTATGGATAGTCGCTACTTTTTTACTTAAAAAGAATCACACTAGATTTTATCTTTCTTTGGTGATCCTTTTGCTTTTATGTGGTTCCAATACAAAGATAACTATTTGGGACTGTCAGTTGAATCTCGCCCTAGTTGTTTCTTTTTTCTCTGGAATCCTTTATTTAGCAAGGAAAAGGGATTGGGTTTGGTTATTGTTTGGAAGCTTATGCATGACATTTTGTTATGTCGGTATTCTGCTTTGGGAATTGATCAGTCCAATTTGGCTGTTTGTTCCCCGTTTGTTAATGATTCCGTTTATAGGACTTGTCTTACTTATATTTCTGGCAGAAACACTGATCGAGAAGTGCATGGTTTGGTGTCTCGGCATCACCAGTGGTGAAATTCTTCATGGGTTGATAATGAGGAGTTATGGTTTTCATCCAACAATCGGAGAACTTTCATTTTTTGATTTATTGTTTGTAGGTATAGCTTTTATCATTCTACTCAGACTAACCGTAGCTACGAAACAAAAGATAGACGTAGTTGCACAAACCATAGAGCAAAAGCTCAAAATGAGGTGGAATCATGAATGA
- the fni gene encoding type 2 isopentenyl-diphosphate Delta-isomerase, whose translation MTRQQRKLEHIKYAVESNQEGWSPFDDMEIVHQSVTSLRWEDIDLHTKVGGLALSSPLFVNAMTGGGGIKTEKINAQLAAVAAETGIGMSVGSQMSALKDSTEEPSYRIVRKENPKGIIFANIGSESSVEQARRAVDMLEADALQIHLNVLQELIMPEGDRDFRQMDRRIEAIVQSIPVPVIVKEVGHGLSKETAIRLQELGVQFLDAAGMGGTNFSKVENRRRKDPLSAFNSWGIPTPASVKEIRGILPGAHLLASGGIRNGMDGAKSLILGAEAFGMAGSLLKVLMEEGMDSLSNRIASVHQELKIIMMLLECREPKQLAGKPYVVTGYLKEWFDQRAK comes from the coding sequence ATGACCAGACAACAAAGAAAATTAGAGCATATTAAATATGCGGTAGAATCCAATCAGGAGGGCTGGAGCCCTTTTGATGATATGGAGATTGTCCATCAAAGTGTTACTTCTCTCCGTTGGGAAGATATTGATCTTCATACAAAAGTGGGCGGACTTGCTTTAAGTTCGCCCCTTTTTGTTAATGCGATGACTGGTGGAGGCGGCATCAAAACGGAAAAAATAAATGCCCAGTTAGCCGCTGTTGCCGCAGAAACAGGCATCGGCATGTCTGTCGGTTCTCAGATGTCGGCTTTGAAAGATTCTACAGAAGAGCCTTCATACCGTATTGTCCGGAAAGAGAATCCCAAGGGTATTATTTTTGCAAACATAGGAAGTGAGTCATCAGTAGAACAAGCCCGGCGCGCTGTGGACATGCTTGAAGCGGATGCCTTGCAGATCCATCTTAATGTTTTACAGGAACTGATTATGCCAGAAGGTGATCGGGATTTTCGTCAGATGGATAGAAGGATTGAAGCAATTGTCCAAAGTATCCCCGTTCCAGTTATCGTAAAAGAGGTAGGGCACGGTTTATCAAAAGAGACTGCTATACGTTTGCAGGAATTAGGAGTTCAATTTTTAGATGCAGCCGGAATGGGAGGAACCAATTTTTCAAAGGTGGAGAACCGTCGAAGGAAAGATCCCTTATCCGCTTTTAATAGTTGGGGGATTCCAACTCCTGCGTCGGTCAAAGAGATAAGGGGAATTTTACCCGGTGCTCATTTACTTGCTTCAGGCGGTATCCGAAACGGGATGGACGGTGCTAAATCTTTGATACTTGGAGCGGAAGCGTTTGGCATGGCCGGAAGCCTGCTCAAAGTGCTCATGGAGGAGGGGATGGATTCGTTGTCGAATCGAATTGCCTCCGTCCATCAGGAATTGAAAATCATCATGATGCTTTTGGAATGTAGAGAGCCGAAACAATTGGCGGGCAAGCCGTATGTCGTAACCGGATATTTAAAAGAGTGGTTTGATCAAAGAGCAAAATAA
- the rpsA gene encoding 30S ribosomal protein S1: MDEMNNEFSDLQQLSTGDQVTGKVVKVEEKQVLVDIGYKVEGIVPISELSSLHVETASDVVNEGDELTLQVKKVEDDEVVLSKRAVDADKAWEDLEEKFNSGEIFEAEVKDVVKGGLVVDVGLRGFIPASLVETYYVEDFSDYKNKALSLKVVELDREQNRVILSHRAVSEAEQANRKQEILQSLEEGQVLEGTVQRLTDFGVFVDIGGIDGLVHISQLSYQHVEKASDVVEEGQKINVKVLSVDRDNERISLSLKETLPGPWDGIEEKVQTGSVVTGTVKRLVNFGAFVEVFPGVEGLVHISQISNQHIGTPQEVLNVGQEVQVKVLDVNEQDQRMSLSIKELERDQDQAELKQYEKEEDHSGFQLGDMIGDKLDKYK; encoded by the coding sequence ATGGATGAAATGAACAATGAATTTTCAGATTTACAACAGCTATCTACCGGTGATCAGGTGACAGGGAAGGTAGTTAAAGTAGAAGAAAAACAAGTGCTCGTTGACATCGGTTATAAAGTGGAAGGGATTGTACCTATCAGTGAGCTCTCCAGCCTGCATGTGGAAACAGCTTCCGATGTAGTGAATGAGGGTGACGAGCTGACACTTCAAGTGAAAAAAGTAGAAGACGATGAAGTCGTACTTTCCAAACGAGCAGTCGATGCTGATAAAGCATGGGAAGATTTAGAAGAAAAATTCAACAGTGGGGAAATATTCGAAGCAGAAGTGAAAGATGTTGTTAAGGGCGGCTTAGTAGTCGATGTAGGACTGCGTGGTTTTATCCCGGCCTCTCTTGTAGAAACTTATTATGTAGAAGATTTCTCTGATTACAAAAATAAAGCATTAAGCTTAAAAGTGGTAGAGTTGGATCGCGAGCAAAACAGGGTGATTCTTTCCCACCGAGCTGTCTCCGAAGCTGAACAAGCTAACCGGAAACAGGAAATTCTTCAGTCTCTTGAAGAAGGGCAAGTATTGGAAGGTACGGTTCAGCGACTTACTGACTTCGGTGTGTTTGTTGATATCGGCGGTATCGATGGACTTGTCCATATTTCTCAATTATCTTATCAGCATGTGGAAAAAGCTTCCGATGTCGTAGAGGAAGGTCAAAAAATTAATGTCAAGGTGCTTTCTGTCGACAGGGACAATGAGCGTATCTCTTTATCACTAAAAGAAACATTGCCGGGACCTTGGGATGGAATTGAAGAGAAGGTACAGACGGGTTCTGTCGTTACAGGAACTGTTAAGCGCCTGGTGAACTTCGGCGCATTTGTCGAAGTATTCCCGGGAGTAGAAGGACTTGTCCATATTTCCCAAATTTCAAACCAGCATATTGGTACCCCACAGGAAGTACTGAATGTAGGGCAAGAAGTTCAAGTGAAGGTTCTTGATGTGAATGAACAGGATCAACGCATGTCCTTAAGTATCAAAGAATTGGAGCGAGATCAGGATCAAGCTGAGCTTAAGCAGTATGAAAAAGAAGAAGATCACTCTGGCTTTCAATTAGGCGATATGATCGGAGATAAGCTCGACAAGTATAAGTGA
- a CDS encoding lysophospholipid acyltransferase family protein, giving the protein MSLYTFAKNVVAAILYPVYRIKVVGAENVPDKGPVIICSNHISNFDPPVVGITSPRDIYFMAKEELFNNTFLRGLLTRLHAFPIKRGMKDRNALRQALNILEEGNTLGLFPEGTRNKTGKVGKGLAGAGFFALRSQAYIVPCAIIGPYKPFKQLKVVYGKPIEMEQYRENKVSAKDVTQVIMQEIQKLIDENR; this is encoded by the coding sequence ATGAGTTTATATACTTTTGCTAAGAACGTAGTAGCTGCTATACTTTACCCCGTATACCGGATTAAAGTAGTCGGTGCGGAGAATGTTCCCGACAAAGGCCCGGTTATCATTTGTTCTAATCATATTTCTAATTTTGATCCGCCAGTGGTTGGTATTACGTCCCCGCGTGATATTTACTTTATGGCTAAAGAGGAATTATTCAATAATACCTTTTTAAGAGGATTGTTGACCAGGCTGCATGCTTTTCCGATCAAGAGGGGGATGAAAGACCGGAACGCTTTGCGTCAGGCATTGAACATACTGGAAGAAGGGAATACCCTCGGTCTTTTTCCGGAAGGGACGAGGAACAAGACTGGCAAAGTCGGGAAAGGCTTGGCGGGAGCGGGGTTTTTTGCCCTCCGTTCGCAGGCATATATCGTACCCTGTGCCATTATCGGACCCTATAAACCGTTCAAACAATTAAAAGTTGTTTACGGAAAACCGATTGAAATGGAACAATATCGGGAAAATAAAGTATCAGCAAAGGATGTTACCCAAGTGATCATGCAGGAAATCCAAAAACTGATCGATGAAAATCGGTAA